A stretch of the Aggregicoccus sp. 17bor-14 genome encodes the following:
- a CDS encoding MATE family efflux transporter translates to MSASVPPESLSAHPAPAQSQPQGLLALLRQAVAGAHPAHDFTTGLLGRAILLLSIPMVLEMVMESLFAIVDVYFVSRLGADAIATVGLTESMLALVYALAMGLSIGATAVVARRIGEKDPERAAQAAAQALLLGVLVAVPVALAGVLGAGPLLRVMGASPWVLEHGVGFTRVMLGSTPIIVLLFLINAVFRAAGDAAISMRVLWLANALNIVLGPCLVFGVGPLPRLGVLGAAVGTALGRSVGVLYQLYRLTRGDGRIALARRHLKVEAGTLLAMLRLSASATLQMLVGTASWLGMVRIMAGFGSAAVAGYTLAMRIVMFALLPSWGMSNAAATLTGQSLGAGRPERAEAAVWRAGRYNMFFLGGVSLLFLALAPQLLALFTREPEVHGHAVHGLRIVSAGFVFYAYGMVLTQAFNGAGDTRTPTLLNLVCFWLLELPLAYALAYPVGMGPTGGFLAITTAFVVLTVASGLLFRKGAWKTRRV, encoded by the coding sequence ATGTCCGCCTCCGTGCCGCCCGAGTCCCTCTCCGCCCACCCAGCTCCGGCGCAGTCGCAGCCCCAGGGCCTGCTCGCCCTGCTGCGCCAGGCGGTGGCCGGGGCGCACCCGGCGCACGACTTCACCACCGGCCTGCTCGGGCGCGCCATCCTCCTGCTCAGCATCCCCATGGTGCTGGAGATGGTGATGGAGTCGCTCTTCGCCATCGTGGACGTGTACTTCGTCTCGCGCCTCGGCGCGGACGCCATCGCCACGGTGGGGCTCACGGAGAGCATGCTCGCGCTGGTGTACGCGCTGGCGATGGGGCTCTCCATCGGGGCCACGGCGGTGGTGGCGCGGCGCATCGGGGAGAAGGACCCGGAGCGCGCGGCGCAGGCGGCGGCGCAGGCGCTGCTGCTCGGCGTGCTCGTCGCGGTGCCGGTGGCGCTCGCGGGCGTGCTGGGGGCAGGGCCCCTGCTGCGCGTGATGGGCGCGAGCCCCTGGGTGCTCGAGCACGGGGTGGGCTTCACCCGGGTGATGCTGGGCAGCACGCCCATCATCGTCCTGCTCTTCCTCATCAACGCCGTGTTCCGCGCGGCGGGGGATGCGGCCATCAGCATGCGCGTGCTGTGGCTCGCCAACGCGCTGAACATCGTGCTCGGGCCCTGTCTCGTCTTCGGGGTGGGGCCCCTGCCGCGGCTCGGCGTGCTGGGGGCCGCGGTGGGCACGGCGCTGGGGCGCTCGGTGGGCGTCCTCTACCAGCTCTACCGGCTCACCCGCGGGGACGGGCGCATCGCGCTCGCGCGCCGGCACCTGAAGGTGGAGGCGGGCACGCTGCTCGCCATGCTGCGCCTGTCCGCGAGCGCCACCCTGCAGATGCTGGTGGGCACCGCGAGCTGGCTCGGCATGGTGCGGATCATGGCGGGCTTCGGCAGCGCCGCGGTCGCGGGCTACACGCTCGCGATGCGCATCGTGATGTTCGCGCTGCTGCCCTCGTGGGGGATGAGCAACGCGGCCGCCACCCTCACCGGCCAGAGCCTGGGCGCGGGCCGCCCCGAGCGCGCCGAGGCGGCCGTGTGGCGCGCGGGCCGCTACAACATGTTCTTCCTCGGCGGGGTGAGCCTGCTGTTCCTGGCGCTCGCCCCGCAGCTGCTCGCCCTCTTCACCCGCGAGCCCGAGGTGCACGGCCACGCGGTGCACGGCCTACGCATCGTGAGCGCGGGCTTCGTCTTCTACGCGTACGGCATGGTGCTCACCCAGGCCTTCAACGGCGCGGGCGACACGCGCACGCCCACGTTGCTCAACCTCGTGTGCTTCTGGCTGCTCGAGCTGCCGCTCGCGTACGCGCTCGCGTATCCCGTGGGAATGGGGCCCACCGGCGGCTTCCTTGCCATCACCACCGCCTTCGTGGTGCTCACGGTGGCGAGCGGGCTGCTGTTCCGCAAGGGCGCCTGGAAGACGCGCCGGGTGTAG
- a CDS encoding STAS/SEC14 domain-containing protein — MSARTEQRVGIHQARSEGKVTFLMVRGSVTGADAEAWVRYVDTVVPQGEPVFMFCDLGQMGDGVFEPEGRRLLIEWAFRRGTPLTMAYVNTSEQMRTMLLLMQLGSELSGQRPTLNFFSTESAARGWLTALGAEF; from the coding sequence ATGAGCGCCCGCACAGAGCAGAGAGTCGGCATCCACCAGGCCCGCAGCGAGGGGAAGGTGACCTTCCTCATGGTGCGAGGCTCGGTGACGGGGGCGGACGCGGAGGCGTGGGTGCGCTACGTGGACACGGTGGTGCCGCAGGGCGAGCCGGTGTTCATGTTCTGCGACCTCGGCCAGATGGGCGACGGGGTGTTCGAGCCCGAGGGGCGCCGCCTGCTCATCGAGTGGGCGTTTCGCCGCGGCACGCCGCTCACCATGGCGTACGTGAACACGAGCGAGCAGATGCGCACCATGCTGCTGCTGATGCAGCTGGGCAGCGAGCTGAGCGGGCAGCGCCCCACGCTCAACTTCTTCTCCACCGAGTCGGCGGCGCGCGGCTGGCTCACCGCGCTGGGCGCCGAGTTCTAG
- a CDS encoding DMT family transporter, whose amino-acid sequence MSPPSARRGADAFCFQLMLLLCALWGLQQVAIKLAAHDVAPILQASTRSGIAALLVGLLMTARGGWEGVRQGTVPAGLAAGALFALEFLLIALGLTYTTAGHIAVFLYTSPVFSALGLHLLIPSERLRPFQWLGIGVCFVGIAVAFVGGASFAHMDPRMLLGDALGVGAGAAWGATTVVVRTSRLSEAPPALTLFYQLAVAFVLLLGVALATGQASHVALTPVAVGSVLFQGVVVSFASYLAWFWLLRRYLASNLAVFSFMTPLFGVTAGVLVLGEPLTLHFVLGAVLVLGGIGLVSGEAWLRGLLARSRA is encoded by the coding sequence ATGTCCCCTCCCAGCGCGCGGCGCGGCGCCGACGCCTTCTGCTTCCAGCTGATGCTGCTCCTGTGCGCGCTGTGGGGGCTGCAGCAGGTGGCCATCAAGCTCGCGGCGCACGACGTGGCGCCCATCCTCCAGGCCTCGACGCGCTCGGGCATCGCGGCCCTGCTGGTGGGGCTCTTGATGACGGCGCGCGGGGGCTGGGAGGGCGTGCGCCAGGGCACGGTGCCCGCGGGGCTCGCGGCCGGGGCCCTCTTCGCGCTCGAGTTCCTGCTCATCGCGCTGGGGCTCACCTACACCACGGCGGGGCACATCGCGGTGTTCCTCTACACCTCGCCCGTGTTCAGCGCGCTGGGGCTGCACCTGCTCATCCCCTCCGAGCGGCTGCGCCCCTTCCAGTGGCTGGGCATCGGGGTGTGCTTCGTGGGCATCGCGGTGGCCTTCGTGGGCGGGGCCTCCTTCGCGCACATGGACCCGCGCATGCTGCTGGGCGACGCGCTGGGCGTGGGAGCGGGGGCCGCGTGGGGCGCGACCACGGTGGTGGTGCGCACCTCGCGCCTGTCCGAGGCGCCGCCCGCGCTCACGCTCTTCTACCAGCTGGCGGTGGCCTTCGTGCTCCTGCTGGGCGTGGCGCTCGCCACCGGGCAGGCGTCGCACGTGGCGCTCACGCCCGTCGCCGTGGGCAGCGTGCTCTTCCAGGGCGTGGTGGTGTCCTTCGCGAGCTACCTCGCGTGGTTCTGGCTCCTGCGGCGCTACCTCGCCTCGAACCTCGCCGTCTTCTCCTTCATGACGCCGCTGTTCGGCGTGACGGCCGGTGTGCTGGTGCTGGGCGAGCCGCTCACCCTCCACTTCGTGCTGGGCGCGGTGCTGGTGCTCGGGGGCATCGGCCTGGTGAGCGGCGAGGCCTGGCTGCGCGGCTTGCTCGCGCGCTCGCGCGCCTGA
- the hprK gene encoding HPr(Ser) kinase/phosphatase: protein MASLRIARLLEDRDYDLKLTLVAGERGLQKVITSPRIQKPGLALTGFTEHLHPQRVQVFGNTEISFLRTLPEPRQREVLSTLFAGDLACVVVTKNLELPTALVDECEHAGLSLMKTPLLSSTFIQQVQAFLEEALTETSSLHGVLMDVFGVGILLLGKSGIGKSEIALDLVMRGHRLVADDIVDVTRRKNAVHGAGNPVIKHHMEIRGLGIINIKDLFGVAAVRETKAIEMVIELHDWDPHQEYDRLGVEDQMFNIVGVDIPLSVVPVRPGRNMTTIIEVAARNHLLKLQGHHSAREFAERLNRAIAEGAMRRTLGEEVE, encoded by the coding sequence ATGGCCTCCCTGCGCATCGCCCGGCTCCTCGAGGACCGCGACTACGACCTGAAGCTCACCCTGGTGGCGGGGGAGCGCGGCCTGCAGAAGGTCATCACCTCCCCGCGCATCCAGAAGCCGGGGCTCGCCCTCACCGGCTTCACCGAGCACCTGCACCCCCAGCGCGTGCAGGTGTTCGGCAACACCGAGATCTCCTTCCTGCGCACCCTGCCCGAGCCGCGCCAGCGCGAGGTGCTCTCCACCCTCTTCGCCGGCGACCTCGCCTGCGTGGTGGTGACCAAGAACCTGGAGTTGCCGACCGCGCTCGTGGACGAGTGCGAGCACGCCGGGCTCTCGCTGATGAAGACGCCGCTGCTCAGCAGCACCTTCATCCAGCAGGTGCAGGCCTTCCTCGAGGAGGCCCTCACCGAGACCAGCAGCCTGCACGGCGTGCTGATGGACGTGTTCGGCGTGGGCATCCTGCTGCTGGGCAAGAGCGGCATCGGCAAATCCGAGATCGCCCTGGACCTGGTGATGCGCGGCCACCGGCTCGTCGCGGACGACATCGTGGACGTCACCCGGCGCAAGAACGCGGTGCACGGCGCGGGCAACCCCGTCATCAAGCACCACATGGAGATCCGCGGCCTCGGCATCATCAACATCAAGGACCTGTTCGGCGTGGCCGCCGTGCGCGAGACCAAGGCGATCGAGATGGTCATCGAGCTGCACGACTGGGACCCGCACCAGGAGTATGACCGCCTGGGGGTGGAGGACCAGATGTTCAACATCGTGGGGGTGGACATCCCCCTCTCGGTGGTGCCCGTCCGTCCAGGGCGCAACATGACCACCATCATCGAGGTGGCGGCGCGCAACCACCTGCTCAAGTTGCAGGGCCATCACTCGGCGCGCGAGTTCGCCGAGCGCCTCAATCGGGCCATCGCAGAGGGTGCGATGCGCCGCACTCTGGGAGAAGAGGTCGAGTAG
- the rapZ gene encoding RNase adapter RapZ — MSAPTKQIVVITGMSGSGKSTAIRALEDAGYFCIDNLPVLLLPKLTELAGGGHIERVALVIDARESVFLHEAPRILGDVKRAGHQVDVLFLDASDESLLRRFSETRRKHPLAPEGSVMQGLTAERHLLKDLREMADQVIDSSALNVHDLKRMVQARFSPNPDSGPSLSLMSFGYRYGVPPQADLVLDVRFLPNPYFIPEMKGLTGKNPKVAAYVLDRDESQQFLAKVEDLCRFLFPRYQKEGKAYLTVALGCTGGKHRSVAIAAELARRLSDTHSRVQLWDRDLGKE; from the coding sequence GTGTCCGCCCCCACCAAGCAGATCGTCGTCATCACCGGCATGTCCGGCTCCGGCAAGAGCACGGCCATCCGTGCGCTGGAGGATGCGGGCTACTTCTGCATCGACAACCTCCCCGTGCTGCTCCTGCCCAAGCTCACCGAGCTGGCGGGAGGAGGCCACATCGAGCGCGTGGCGCTCGTCATCGACGCGCGCGAGAGCGTGTTCCTCCACGAGGCCCCGCGCATCCTCGGGGACGTGAAGCGCGCCGGGCACCAGGTGGACGTGCTCTTCCTGGACGCGAGCGACGAGAGCCTCCTGCGCCGCTTCAGCGAGACGCGCCGCAAGCACCCGCTCGCCCCCGAGGGCAGCGTGATGCAGGGGCTCACCGCCGAGCGCCACCTGCTCAAGGACCTGCGCGAGATGGCCGACCAGGTCATCGACTCGAGCGCGCTCAACGTCCACGACCTCAAGCGCATGGTGCAGGCGCGCTTCAGCCCGAACCCGGACAGCGGGCCCAGCCTCAGCCTCATGTCCTTCGGCTACCGCTACGGCGTGCCCCCGCAGGCGGACCTCGTCCTGGACGTGCGCTTCCTGCCCAACCCCTACTTCATCCCGGAGATGAAGGGGCTGACCGGCAAGAACCCCAAGGTGGCCGCCTACGTGCTGGACCGCGACGAGAGCCAGCAGTTCCTCGCCAAGGTCGAGGACCTCTGCCGCTTCCTCTTCCCGCGCTACCAGAAGGAGGGCAAGGCGTACCTCACGGTGGCGCTCGGGTGCACGGGGGGCAAGCACCGCTCGGTGGCCATCGCGGCCGAGCTCGCGCGAAGGCTCTCGGACACGCACAGCCGCGTTCAGCTGTGGGACCGGGACCTGGGCAAGGAGTAA
- a CDS encoding histidine triad nucleotide-binding protein yields MSDCLFCRIRDGQIPAKVVYRDEHCLAFEDINPQAPMHVLVIPNKHIATIGDIASGDRELAGHLYVAAAKLAKERGYADSGYRVVMNAGRDAGQTVFHIHLHVLAGRPLTWPPG; encoded by the coding sequence ATGTCCGACTGCCTCTTCTGCCGCATCCGCGACGGCCAGATTCCGGCCAAGGTCGTCTACCGCGACGAGCACTGCCTCGCCTTCGAGGACATCAATCCCCAGGCGCCGATGCACGTGCTCGTCATCCCGAACAAGCATATCGCCACCATCGGGGACATCGCCTCCGGGGACCGCGAGCTGGCGGGCCACCTCTACGTCGCGGCGGCGAAGCTGGCGAAGGAGCGCGGCTACGCGGACTCGGGCTACCGGGTGGTGATGAACGCGGGCCGCGACGCGGGGCAGACGGTGTTCCACATCCACCTGCACGTGCTCGCCGGCCGTCCGCTCACCTGGCCGCCAGGCTAG
- a CDS encoding LytTR family DNA-binding domain-containing protein — MSQPLSVVIADDEPLARRRLLSLLRDEPGLSVVAECANGVELVDAVRARSPDLVFVDVQMPGLNGLEALAALEGERAPVTVFVTAYEEHARQAFDTEALDYVLKPIHEDRFRRAVSRARERVRERRAAALNQQVVRLLGGEGSTADAVPGAAGLPASEPRLSRIPIRTGDRVMLLDVEEIRWVEAEGDYLRFHTRDTSHSTRMTLSTLERQLDPSRFVRIHRSTLVRAAVVKELQPLTHGESRVVLHDGTLLKLSRTYRERLQQLLTQGA; from the coding sequence ATGAGTCAGCCCCTCTCCGTGGTCATCGCCGACGACGAGCCGCTCGCGCGCCGGCGCCTGCTCTCGCTGCTGCGCGACGAGCCGGGCCTGAGCGTGGTGGCGGAGTGCGCGAACGGCGTGGAGCTGGTGGACGCGGTGCGCGCGCGCAGCCCGGACCTCGTCTTCGTGGACGTGCAGATGCCGGGGCTCAACGGCCTGGAGGCGCTCGCGGCGCTGGAGGGCGAGCGCGCGCCGGTCACCGTCTTCGTCACCGCGTACGAGGAGCACGCGCGCCAGGCCTTCGACACCGAGGCGCTGGACTACGTGCTCAAGCCCATCCACGAGGACCGCTTCCGCCGCGCCGTCTCCCGCGCGCGCGAGCGGGTGCGCGAGCGGCGCGCCGCGGCGCTCAACCAGCAGGTGGTGCGGCTGCTGGGCGGCGAGGGCTCCACGGCCGACGCGGTGCCCGGCGCCGCGGGGCTGCCCGCCTCCGAGCCGCGCCTCAGCCGCATCCCCATCCGCACCGGGGACCGGGTGATGCTCCTGGACGTGGAGGAGATCCGCTGGGTGGAGGCCGAGGGCGACTACCTGCGCTTCCACACGCGCGACACCTCGCACTCCACCCGGATGACGCTCTCCACGCTCGAGCGCCAGCTGGACCCCTCGCGCTTCGTGCGCATCCACCGCTCCACGCTGGTGCGCGCCGCCGTGGTGAAGGAGCTGCAGCCGCTCACCCACGGCGAGAGCCGCGTGGTGCTGCACGACGGCACCCTGCTCAAGCTCAGCCGCACCTACCGCGAGCGCCTGCAGCAGCTGCTCACCCAGGGCGCGTAG
- a CDS encoding DNRLRE domain-containing protein produces the protein MQFKTWGWAVAAAVALACGGDADPDAVELGDDELLHAAPLAQAEFALGGSTTVFALADADARVESERSGRAFGAHSRLRVDGDPRVESVLHFRLSGVGRVRHATLRVYATSASTDAPYAQTVQGGWSEEHVTWKSRPRAAADAPRYAASGAVRADSWVELDVSAAVQGDGDYDFLLATDSADGASFVARDSTLEALRPQLVVQTEPADCAAGATAQRVEVSWPVEGFYVLADSPEKDFLRKPELRVDGDPVRESYLAFQVDRQGRTLTRATLRLFATEGTRLAPELFRVQAGAWTQDSRTWATRPQTELTPLATRRSISGAGAVDYDLTDTLMVAEGPLRLELGLKTDSPDGVDFVSAYSPDTGSWPTLRLEYEEPCAAQ, from the coding sequence ATGCAGTTCAAGACGTGGGGATGGGCCGTCGCGGCGGCCGTGGCGCTGGCCTGTGGTGGGGACGCGGACCCGGACGCCGTGGAGCTGGGGGACGACGAGCTGCTGCACGCGGCCCCGCTCGCCCAGGCCGAGTTCGCGCTGGGCGGCAGCACCACCGTGTTCGCGCTCGCGGACGCGGACGCGCGCGTGGAGTCCGAGCGCTCGGGACGCGCCTTCGGGGCGCACAGCCGGCTGCGCGTGGACGGCGACCCGCGCGTGGAGTCGGTGCTGCACTTCCGGCTCAGCGGCGTGGGCCGCGTGCGCCACGCCACCCTGCGCGTGTACGCCACCAGCGCGAGCACCGACGCGCCCTACGCTCAAACGGTGCAGGGTGGCTGGAGCGAGGAGCACGTCACCTGGAAGAGCCGCCCCCGCGCGGCCGCGGACGCTCCGCGCTACGCCGCGAGCGGGGCCGTGCGCGCCGACAGCTGGGTGGAGCTGGACGTGAGCGCCGCCGTGCAGGGCGATGGCGACTACGACTTCCTGCTCGCCACCGACAGCGCGGACGGCGCGAGCTTCGTCGCGCGCGACAGCACCCTGGAGGCCCTGCGGCCCCAGCTGGTGGTGCAGACGGAGCCCGCGGACTGCGCCGCGGGCGCCACCGCGCAGCGCGTGGAGGTGAGCTGGCCCGTGGAGGGCTTCTACGTGCTCGCCGACTCCCCGGAGAAGGACTTCCTGCGCAAGCCCGAGCTGCGCGTGGACGGCGACCCGGTGCGCGAGTCGTACCTCGCCTTCCAGGTGGACCGGCAGGGCCGCACCCTCACCCGCGCCACGCTGCGCCTCTTCGCCACCGAGGGCACCCGGCTCGCGCCCGAGCTGTTCCGCGTGCAGGCGGGGGCCTGGACCCAGGACAGCCGCACCTGGGCCACGCGCCCGCAGACCGAGCTCACCCCGCTCGCCACCCGCCGCAGCATCTCGGGCGCGGGCGCCGTCGACTACGATCTCACGGACACGCTGATGGTGGCCGAGGGACCCCTGCGGCTCGAGCTGGGGCTCAAGACCGACTCACCCGACGGCGTGGACTTCGTCTCCGCGTACAGCCCGGACACGGGCAGCTGGCCCACGCTGCGGCTCGAGTACGAGGAGCCCTGCGCCGCTCAGTAG
- a CDS encoding sensor histidine kinase, with protein MASEPFHPDETPRSEDDEVRVSKARIQAVVNVLSVMAIGGYDPQTMRLPPRESDAFGLLEEGFNLFAREHAETTQRNLEYLRTIEQARQEAAERQVREAQLQEQLMRAQLHTLRMQLQPHFLFNTLNSIAALVEEDVRAGQQMIAHLSDFFRLTLESTRQQEVTLRDELTLIGHYLDLEKMRFGDRLQVSLDVAPEALDALVPSFILQPLVENAIRHGIQPAIEGGTVQVVGRVEGERVHLEVRDDGVGLAAPASAGARLGPARRSTGVGLSNTRQRLAQRFGEPPEQLLEVRARTPRGTCVTLRFPRLLAARGDRRTS; from the coding sequence ATGGCGTCCGAGCCCTTCCATCCCGACGAGACGCCTCGCTCCGAGGACGACGAGGTGCGCGTGTCCAAGGCGCGCATCCAGGCGGTGGTGAACGTGCTCTCGGTGATGGCGATCGGCGGCTACGACCCGCAGACCATGCGCCTGCCGCCGCGCGAGTCGGACGCCTTCGGGCTGCTCGAGGAGGGCTTCAACCTCTTCGCGCGCGAGCACGCGGAGACCACGCAGCGCAACCTCGAGTACCTGCGCACCATCGAGCAGGCGCGCCAGGAGGCCGCCGAGCGCCAGGTGCGCGAGGCGCAGCTGCAGGAGCAGCTGATGCGCGCCCAGCTGCACACGCTGCGCATGCAGCTGCAGCCGCACTTCCTCTTCAACACGCTCAACTCCATCGCCGCGCTGGTGGAGGAGGACGTGCGCGCCGGGCAGCAGATGATCGCCCACCTGAGCGACTTCTTCCGCCTCACCCTGGAGAGCACGCGCCAGCAGGAGGTCACGCTGCGCGACGAGCTCACCCTCATCGGGCACTACCTCGACCTGGAGAAGATGCGCTTCGGGGACCGGCTGCAGGTGAGCCTGGACGTGGCCCCCGAGGCCCTGGACGCGCTGGTGCCCAGCTTCATCCTCCAGCCGCTGGTGGAGAACGCCATCCGCCACGGCATCCAGCCGGCCATCGAGGGCGGCACGGTGCAGGTGGTGGGGCGGGTGGAGGGCGAGCGCGTGCACCTGGAGGTGCGCGACGACGGCGTGGGGCTCGCGGCGCCCGCGAGCGCCGGGGCCCGGCTGGGCCCCGCGCGCCGCTCCACCGGGGTGGGGCTCTCCAACACCCGCCAGCGGCTCGCCCAGCGCTTCGGCGAGCCGCCCGAGCAGCTGCTCGAGGTGCGCGCGCGCACGCCCCGCGGCACCTGCGTCACGCTGCGCTTTCCCCGCCTCCTCGCGGCCCGCGGGGACAGGAGGACGTCATGA
- the asnS gene encoding asparagine--tRNA ligase: MIASLLRGDVPVGTAVTLQGWVRTRRDSKAGVSFINVHDGSGFHPIQVVAPNTLANYESEVLRLTSGASVEIEGELVQSQGKGQSVEVQAKSVKVHGFVDDPDTYPISPKQHSFEYLRTVAHLRPRTNTFGAIARVRHTLAMAVHRFFDKRGFLWVHTPIITTSDAEGAGEMFRVSTLDLVNPPRTDKGEVDFSKDFFGRQASLTVSGQLNVEAYALALSNVYTFGPTFRAENSNTTRHLAEFWMVEPEIAFADLNADANLAEEFLKSLFKDLLNERHDDMVFFAERAAKEAQDAVKGKAGAAGVAKEGMDILTRLERFAESSFERMDYTEAIKRLEASNRKFEFPVKWGMDLQTEHERYLVETIVGRPVVVMNYPKDIKAFYMRLNEDGRTVAAMDVLAPGIGEIIGGSQREERLDVLDARMDQMKLPKEHYGWYRDLRRYGSVPHAGFGLGFERLIQYATGMGNIRDVIPYPRTPGNADF; the protein is encoded by the coding sequence ATGATTGCCAGCCTCCTGCGCGGCGACGTGCCCGTGGGCACCGCCGTCACCCTGCAGGGCTGGGTGCGCACCCGCCGCGACTCCAAGGCCGGGGTCTCCTTCATCAACGTGCACGATGGCTCGGGCTTCCACCCCATCCAGGTGGTCGCCCCCAACACGCTCGCCAACTACGAGTCCGAGGTCCTGCGCCTCACCTCCGGCGCCAGCGTGGAGATCGAGGGCGAGCTGGTGCAGAGCCAGGGCAAGGGCCAGAGCGTCGAGGTCCAGGCGAAGAGCGTGAAGGTGCACGGCTTCGTGGACGACCCGGACACCTACCCCATCAGCCCGAAGCAGCACTCCTTCGAGTACCTGCGCACGGTGGCCCACCTGCGCCCGCGCACCAACACCTTCGGCGCCATCGCGCGCGTGCGCCACACGCTCGCCATGGCCGTGCACCGCTTCTTCGACAAGCGCGGCTTCCTCTGGGTGCACACGCCCATCATCACCACCAGCGACGCGGAGGGCGCGGGCGAGATGTTCCGCGTCTCCACGCTGGACCTGGTGAACCCGCCGCGCACCGACAAGGGCGAGGTGGACTTCAGCAAGGACTTCTTCGGCCGCCAGGCCAGCCTCACCGTGAGCGGCCAGCTCAACGTGGAGGCGTACGCGCTCGCGCTCAGCAACGTCTACACCTTCGGGCCCACCTTCCGCGCCGAGAACTCCAACACCACGCGCCACCTGGCGGAGTTCTGGATGGTGGAGCCGGAGATTGCGTTCGCGGACCTCAACGCGGACGCGAACCTCGCGGAGGAGTTCCTCAAGAGCCTCTTCAAGGACCTGCTCAACGAGCGCCACGACGACATGGTCTTCTTCGCCGAGCGCGCCGCGAAGGAGGCGCAGGACGCGGTGAAGGGCAAGGCGGGCGCGGCAGGTGTGGCCAAGGAGGGGATGGACATCCTCACCCGCCTCGAGCGCTTCGCCGAGAGCAGCTTCGAGCGCATGGACTACACCGAGGCGATCAAGCGGCTCGAGGCGAGCAACCGCAAGTTCGAGTTCCCGGTGAAGTGGGGCATGGACCTGCAGACCGAGCACGAGCGCTACCTCGTGGAGACGATCGTGGGCCGCCCCGTGGTGGTGATGAACTACCCCAAGGACATCAAGGCCTTCTACATGCGCCTCAACGAGGACGGGCGCACGGTGGCCGCCATGGACGTGCTCGCGCCGGGCATCGGCGAGATCATCGGCGGCTCGCAGCGCGAGGAGCGCCTGGACGTGCTCGACGCGCGCATGGACCAGATGAAGCTGCCCAAGGAGCACTACGGCTGGTACCGCGACCTGCGCCGCTACGGCAGCGTGCCGCACGCGGGCTTCGGCCTCGGCTTCGAGCGGCTCATCCAGTACGCCACCGGCATGGGCAACATCCGGGACGTGATTCCCTACCCGCGCACCCCGGGCAACGCGGACTTCTAG